From the genome of Bombus vancouverensis nearcticus chromosome 4, iyBomVanc1_principal, whole genome shotgun sequence:
ATAAAAACGTTAATTGAAGAAAATAGTTACATATTACTAGTTAAAATACTTTatctacatttttcatttttcaaggtaGTATCCAGGTACTTGCAGATCCCCATGTGTTTTACTTAGCGAGTAAAGTTATACTGTACAGGCTGTATTATAAAATGATGAgcaaatattttgaatatttattcttattaattgtgatataattttgatttaatatatgttaaaaatgatattatttattatagtattttGAACAAGTGACGACAATAAATCTTCAATTTTCTTCACTTTTAACTATGAAAAATGTTATATATGAAGTTGTGCTGTAAATTCTTTACTACTATTTTGAAAATGTGCTTATGCTATTGTAGGAGATTTAGAGATAGGGCAATGTAATGTGTTCAAAATGTATGGAATACTTAAAGTATTGCTTATAGTATTATATCTACTAGAGGATACAAATTTCTATCCAAGTTTTGTTCCCTTAATTGTTCCTTcacgaaaatataaattcacAACTACATTTGTGCTCATATTTGCGAAGATAAGATCTCTTTCTTGAATCACCGAATACTAATTATGTATTAGTATAATATAAGATTGACAACTTCGTAGAAAGTACGGTTGGATTAATTTGCCTTCTGAAAGGCTCATTTGTAAATCCTGTCACAGCAATTTATCCAGGAAAATTGAAAACACTctgtatatttctattatattttatagccTGTATTAGAGAATGTAAAATGGTAGAAAGATGAATATGACGAGAATAATAAGAAGGGTTGTTGGGTTAAAGGTACTCGATAGGAAGGTCGGACGCGGACAACGGAGTCCAGTATTCCTGGCTGTGGAAGCTGGCGAACGTCACCCAGTCACCGTACAGCTATCTGTGGACCAATACCAGCACCGCACCGGAACTAATCGCAGGACCGTCCAGGAGAACCATGTATGTCACTGCATTGTACTTCACAATGACCTGCATGACCTCCGTGGGCTTTGGCAACGTCGCCGCCGAGACCGACAACGAGAAGATTTTTACCATCTGCATGATGATCATTGCCGGtatgatttttcaattttttccttttattcctTAATTGGAGTTTACGAAGTACTTACTTTACTAAAATCAGTTTATCTTTTTAAGGTATCCAATTGgtaataaaatttttgtatCCTCAAGAGCGAATGTTGGGATTGTAAAGAACCTAACCTCAATCTAAATGGAGATTTCTTTtacttactaaatattatacaaGAAATGTTAGATTTTTTGGATAGTTCACATATTTTTGCCTTTTTACCTCTGTGACTTCTTAATTTTAAAATGCCTTCGcttttctcataaatgcatcaGTATTCATAATCTGATTACCACTTTCAGACTTTTAGAGGAAGGAGATTgtgcaaaatttaattccacAAATTTTCACGAGTTTGCACAGAGTGTATCGGTTTTAATTTGGAATACCTACGTCGTGCGGTTCTCTCACAAATAGTTTTAGACGTAATATCCGTTTTAGCATACTTATCTCTCGGGTCACGACAAACACGAATTTGCAACTACTCTCTACCGGACTAGTTTGTGAACTTTCGAGCACcttagaattttatttgaaagtcAAAGAGTTTAAATCGGTGTCTTCCTGACTGACAATCAGGCGTTATCGTTTTAGCTAATTTATCGTTGTCAAATTCTATTTGAATTGATCTATAAATCTGTAAAATTGTTCGATTGTTTGCAGCTCTGTTGTACGCCACGATCTTCGGTCACGTGACTACGATCATCCAACAGATGACATCGGCCACGGCCAAATATCACGACATGCTGAACAACGTGAGGGAGTTCATGAAGCTGCACGAGGTGCCGAAGGCGCTTAGCGAACGCGTGATGGATTACGTGGTGAGCACCTGGGCGATGACCAAGGGCCTAGACACCGACAAGGTACTTAACTATTGCCCCAAGGATATGAAGGCGGATATCTGCGTTCATCTGAACAGGAAGGTCTTCAACGAACACCCTGCATTTAGGCAAGCTTCGTCACTCTTCTTAGATTTTAGTGTATTCTTGCATAGAGATGTCCTTATGTGGCGCGTATAACCTAACAAAATTTTCCCTGCAATGTACAATTAATTATATACCTAAGCCATTCGTTTTTGAGAAATTGTACAGTACTCATGTATCTTTTATCGATATGTCTTGATTTTTGTAATCCTTATATCATGACTTGTAATTATaatgatttataattaatatgtacaatcatatttatacacttttgtCTTCAGATTGGCCTCCGATGGCTGCCTCCGCGCTCTGGCGATGCATTTCACGATGTCCCACAGCGCGCCAGGCGATCTATTGTATCACACAGGCGAGTCTATCGATTCGTTGTGCTTCATCGTGACCGGAAGTCTCGAGGTGATACAGGATGACGAGGTCGTGGCGATCCTCGGCAAGGGTGACGTGTTCGGCGACAGCTTCTGGACAAACCCGTCCGTAGGACAAAGCGCTGCCAATGTTCGAGCTCTTACTTACTGTGATCTCCACACGATCAAGAGGGATCGGTTGCTGGAGGTGTTGGATTTTTATCAGGCTTTCGCCAATTCTTTTGCCAGGAACCTCGTTCTGACTTACAACCTTAGCCATCGGGTGAGTGTTTCTTAAATTttgctttcatttttatttttgttttgttttattgATTATTTCAGACGTACTTAATTTACAGATTAAGTGCTGCTGTTTGTTTATTTCAGATGTAAAAttcgtttgaaattttaaatatctttcCATATTGTTTTAAATAACTTCTTTACAGAATTTGTAATTTTCCTGAGTTTATAAATTGCCAATTTGAAGCATTGATGATATCGTAAGTTGCCAATTTGGAATTTTGGTCCTCTTTCTctcaaaaatttcttattttaacTTTTGATGGCTTAGAATTTAACTTTGATTATTTTAAGGATCGTTAATTTTTTATCTTGGGGATTTCAAAGTCAATAAGTGGAATTAGTGATTCCAAAAATCACGAATTGGAAATTTCAGTCAGGGAAAAAATTACTAATTTCAAATATAGGCAAGTTTAAAAATTGCCAAAATTTCAAATCacggtaattttttaaaaattgctAGTTTAAAATTTTGTGATTTTAAGAGTCACTAATTTGAAGTTCCGAGTATCTTCAAAATAGttaatttgaaattctattttcGAAGATTGCTATTTTGAAATTTGCCAAATTGAAATATTAGATGATTAAAAAGATTCAAATTGATTTGCAATAAAGAAAGGTAAAGAGTGAAGGGTAAAGAAAAGATTTGAAATCTCGAGGTTTCAATTCTTTATTGAACTCTTAGCATTATACTGAACAGCAGTGCAATGTTTGCTCTTTGGCTTTGTTCTCTCAACAGAACAGAGGGAACATTGACCGCCAGCCGACTCATATACGAATAACACACACAGTCTTATGTAACAATAGTAATGAATATGTGTTGTACAAGTTTCTCCTCGTCGATAGACTTTATTCAGCATATCAAGAAGTCCGATTAAAAATGATTGATGACTCACCAGGCACTAGATAATAGGCATTCGAAAAACACAGCAACTCGTAcggtataatatttttttcatttcttttttctctgtatatatatatatttgttttaatattgcTCCATCGATGGTAGAGTCAATTTGAAATGACATTAGTACGAGAGATCAGGCCGTTACagggaaatgaaattttttttcaaaaagatCAGCTAGCAAACAATCAGAAGAAAATGCTTGAAGAACGAGATTGTTGATCATCTTTTTTAATAACTATTAATATTATTCTGTTGAAACAATTCCACGAAAACTAGAGAatcatcttttttttctattttttcatttacAGGTATTGCATTATACAATGACCTCCTTTTGTTTCTACAAAGCTGATACAGTTTTGAATAGCCTGAtatgttttccttttttcctcttttccatACTATCTCGACAAATGTCTAATATCACAATTACTCCTTCTTTTCTCTCAATCCGTCACTGTACATCTTGCGACCAGACATCTCTAATATGACTCTTGAGGTAGAATCTTGATCCAAAACTGACCTTGCGTtttgttcttcttcttcgacTTCTGGAATAGGACCGACACCCCAAACCTCACAGTGTTTAATCCTAAAATTCTCCTTGCCACTGAGTTGCACATAATTCTGGAAGGTTGTGCAGGACAAGCTTGATTTTCCAGTTCCATATTCACAGTCCAGCCATAAACCTGGATAATTCAACTGTCCTCCCATGAGCAGCCCATTAGGCATAGTTTGTTGATGAAGATTTAAGTACTGGAAATGGTTGTTGTAACCAGTGCAAGGAAATGTAAGTATATCTGGTTCAAGTTTGAATAAGAAGGAAGATTGGTTTCCAATGAAATTTGGTCCAATTCTCCAACTATCAGAGGCAAAACCTCCAAACACGTGGTCATCGGTGTCCTGAAGAATTAAAATAGTCGATCCTTGCATGGTGATTCTTCCAAGCATAGTGGAAAATGATTCTCCATGCACTTGActggaaaataaaaatctccATTCGTTGCGAAGCTCATGAGGCAAACTGAGATTTAAGAACAGAACATCGCCCAATCCCAGAATGCTTGGGAAATGTGGTATATTCTCCAAACCCTTGCAACCTGGCAAGAGGTTCAAATCGTTTATTCTACTGCTTGCATTCTTGTCTCCCTTTTTCTGAGAAACCAAGAAAAGGCACTGAAAAACGTGCGATTGTATGATATTGAAAGTAGTTGTTGTAGAGAACCAGTTCTCTACTTGTTCGGTGGTCAGTGTCTCACCATGTTTGACTAGATCTACGCACAAACTTCTGGATCTCATCCCTATTCTCCTAGTGTTTACTGTGCAGCCAATGCTGCTCCATGTTAAGTAGTGTGCATTCCCAGAGTTTTTTTGTAGTCTCAAGTAGGAATTAATGGTGGCTTGAAGATATTGAAGGAACGTTGTAGTGGGTATTTCATGTTTCTGCTCCTCTTCCGAGAAGCCATTGAAAATCAGGCTAGTCCTCTCCTCCGGACTGCCACGTATGGCAAACACATACAATCTCCCAAAATTCTCTCCGTTTATGGCAGACACTCTCTTTCCTGGTTCATGACAGAGGAACCTTACTACAAATTGCAGTAGTACATCATCCAAATGACTGGACCAGTGTTTGAATATATCTTCGCGTTTTATAGAGCCTGAACTCCGGGACATGGACTTGAACAGATTCTCCACTAAGGTCAGCTCCTCCGCGGAGAGGATATTCGCGGATGAAGCAGAACGGCTCGAACCATGACCCATCTGAAACAAATCGATTACTTTCAGAAAAATCGTTCCATACAACTgtcaaaaaataaagaaaacattCTTGTGTAAACATATGACTATCAAACAATCGATCTACTTTGCATATTTTCCAATTCATTGCTATTTACGATAATATACGTCGCTAGATTTAGAAATCACTGGTAATCGTAAGAAATtggagaaaaaataaggattTACAAACCTTTCGAACGCGAGGAGTACTTTCCACATCAATCCATATACGTCAGTTTTCCCAGTGAAAACTTCGATTCGACACGAATCACGGTAATAGAAGTACGCAAGTACGCGTACTTTCTTTCAGAATGGATCACCAAGCATCTGAAAGAAAGTTCCGAAACGGAACTCGTGCGGTCCGGGAGCTTCCCCGAGCCGACACAATAAATAAGATATTTTGAGGTTAGTCGCAAGTGCAAGTAACCTGCTACTAGTGCGCTCACGGTGCGCCTATCGACTGCTCTACTCGCGCATGTGCAGAGTAAAGTTAAACGAAACCTCCCACCCTTAACCTGCAACTTTCTATCCGGAAAAAAGGAAATAGCAGGGGAGCGTCGCTTTCCCGGCGTTAGAAACTGGATTACCTGAAAAAATTCAATTACCCGAGTTATCTACGTTTTATTCCAGTAAAGGAATATTAAAACATAGAGAGTTATTACATACTGAAATTACCTACGTTGATTTCGTTTCTTAATAAGCTTAACGAACGAAGATCATCTCGCATCTCCGGAAACGTTAGTTGTGTTCAAAGAATCTGAGAATCGAAGCATCCTTGTAGGAAACACTGTAAGTGCTAAAAATCAAATTTCTTTAGGACAAAGAGAAAAAGTTAGCTGACTTTagtatttcgaaatttcatttgtttatagATAGAGATATATATTTACAGAAGCCAAACTAATCAACtccactttttattaatttcttcagTCTGTTATATGAGTATACGAGTAATATCTGATTCGCATACTTCCGTTAGTTTACTTATCGCAAGAAAATCACGCGAATAGTGATAAATCTCAaggtaaattttaaaaaaggCGTTTTTAATATCGTCACTATCCTGTACTTTTCAATTGATAGAGTTGATTAATGTGACTTCTGAACTGCTCAATCATAAGAAATGTATTAAaagatctttttatttttttacatttattcacCATCATtcatgaaaaagaaaattatacttGTAGAGAACTCTGTATTTACCACCTTTTAATTGTAAAGAAAACTAAATATGccattcatttttaaatttacaaatCCTATAAGTatagtaaattaaaaatatatttatttaatatgttctTTTCATTTTCGAGTAGAATGCATTACAAAAgcgtattttaaaatattccaagtgATATTTGATGTACACATATTTTAACATCGTTTGAAGTAGCACTTAAGTGTTCTTTACTCGTTCATGCTACCTATTAGCATTACTGTTAACTGCAATACTTGAAAAGTAGGGTTATTTAAGTGAAATGAATTCGTCAAAttcgtttataaacaatttttaaacgatttatatttgaaaacagattaATTACCATAATTCAGTAGTGTGTGTGTATTATTCTATTCCTGCAAGttattttgctatttattttatcgatactTATGTAATATATCGCTACTGACTCAAATAACCTTACCATAAGGTTATTCGAAGCATTTTCTCGTTTTTCATAGTTTTCTTGCTGGACATAAAGTAAGTATATACATGACATTCTTTCGTTATTATATTGAAGATTAATGGTGTTTCTTAATATACAAGTTTGATTACTCTGTGCAGAGATTTACTTACTATACTGCAGTATGTATTCCCATTGGCAagtaaaacattttttattaggAAATAggcaaaaattgtttaattttgaCACTTGTGTTTTGTATAAGGATGCTTCGATTATTTCGATAGTTTTATATATATGATGTGGAAGCGTAAGGACGATTATTAACACTCGAATAATGGTCACCTACATAGCAAGGGGTGTAAAAAAGCCGATAAAGGGTCCAACGCGTTCTAGACCATTAATAATAGCAAAGGAGCGACTCGAGagcataaataattgttccgGGCCCCATAAATAATCGCTCGTCGTTCCAACTGCGCCGTGTCGTTCATCCTGATTAATTACGCCGAGCATACTGCGTCCCATAACGAATTCCATACTCTGCAAATGTTGCAGAAAATGCAAGAAAATACAAGATgtaagaaaatattagaaagtaTAGGATGATTCGCAAGCTAATTGATACACACTGGATCATGAATGTATTTGAACACATACCATGAAAAACATTTATGTCCATATTGtatatactatacatatatcttgagatttcattattattatcataacGAGATACAAATatcatattgataaaatttcaaacCAATCTGAAATTGTATACATTTGTTTACATAAAACAGATTATATATGGATATATCAAGACATATTATATGTTATGTATATATCGTATGtgttatgtaaaacattttgaaatttcattaacgcaATAATGAGATAGCACTGTCGTGATTATATTGATACAATTTCAAGACAATCTGAACTTGTATATCTTGTATGTATTAGATAAAACGGATTATTACTACACGtgttatgtaaaacattttgagGTTATGTAATCATAGTAATGAGACGAGACTGTTACGATTATATTTGTCAAATCTGCAATCAACGTGAAGATGTAGGTAAAagttaattaatgaaaaaagatatttgtttcgATATTTGTTACATTAGTAAAAAGAAACTtgtatataatatgaataatatgtTAACAATAGtcttaaatatacaattagtactaaagacagtttcattgTTATATTGTAGTTTATTAATATAGCGAATAATCgattgtttaaatacttttgtgacTCCTGcagaatatatatttctatcaaatatttgtttaattttctgcatgtattttcagattcgtctcaaactttaccaatacaGTCGTAATAGTCGAGTCTGGAATTTTCAACTATTTCATGTAACACATATAATATGTTCCATGGATAtcgaaatactttcgtgagctagTGTACTTGTTATTATGCTTATTTAAGCGCGTAAAATGGAATCGAATCATTTTGTGCAGCTGATCTTCCGGAAGGTAGCGGATGTCCGTCGAGAAAAGGAGCTGGCTGAAAGGAGGAAAAACGAGCCGCAGTTAGATCAAGCTCAGGATCACCTGGTGCGCAAAATTTTCTCGAGGTAGGGACAGATTTGTTGCCTGTCAAGCTCGAATGGATAACATCCGATCCATTCTATTTAAATAACTAACGCCTCTCTTAGTGTTCTCTCTCTCATTCTCCAAtgaaaaaatcaaattttatattagtaaaaaaaatacctttgttttctttacttaaaaaaaatcttttttaatttacaggTTTCGTTGTGATTTTTTTGTTGTCGAATGAAGAAGCATTGCGAGAGGTTACGATGTTACAATTAGAATTAATTTTGGTGGATACGAATTCGTtcgtaaataaatcaatgcatcaaCCATATGCACTTACGAACTTACGTCTGACTATGGAGTTCTGTTACTACTTAAAGCATATCTTAACGAACGTTTGAACAGACCTTCTTTAAACTGGATAGTTATTAAGGTAGCTTATTTAAAAAACGAATACGTATTCACGAGATAATTAACGTTAGCCTCGATTCTCTGTGATCACGTGAAAGGCCGTGCAGAGTGGACAGCTGGTCTGTATTCGCAAATCCAACAGGCTGACGAATATATGTATCTTTTTTTTAAAGCGCAATCTCGCTAGGAATATCGAATGAGAGAACAAGGAGCGAGAATGGGATCGTGTGAACGATATTTTCCCTCTTATACGTGTGTATTTCAAGCCTTGTAAGATTCATTGCTCGAAAATCATTCACAGAAAAGAatataaagaacaagaaagtcCTAAAATCTATGAAATACACGCGCATAAAGATACGAGAAGAAACATTCGGGCGCCAATTACAGACTACTGAATCAATAACACTCTTAACTAACATTACAAAAAGCGAAAGCACGAGCGTGAAAGAGCGTGTgcgagagggagggagagaaagagattatGTTAGCACACATGATTGATGATTATATCAGTGCAAAGAATATgagaaaaaaaagtaaagaattagaaaattttCGTATCGTATGCTGTGGTAAAttattgttgattgttgatcgTTGCTTGGCTGGCCTGTTGTCCGTAAAGGTTCAAGACCGACGGGGATGCCCAGATCGGCGTGAGCAGGGCCGCAAATGGACGGTCCCAGCAGGATTCCGACGAGGAGCTCACCGTGAACGTCCTGCCGCCCTGGCCCAGTTTTAGGCAATTTCATTTCTtacgtatttatttatctttcttcATTCTTTTTATTGCCATCTTTGCTACTTCTTACGTACACTCTTatattattgattattattactctatatttatattgattcgattaattattcttctcattatgattatatttaaccatcgttattataattgtatatcgttatatatatacacatatatatataattattattattgttctcAACTGTGATTTTTCTctacatacatattatatatacatgcatatatgtatatatacatatgtacatacatctatccctagatatatttatatttttagaaatgaaGATCACACACACAAGGGAAAAACATGATAACTATAGTTTTTAATAGTTTCTGGATTTTAATGTCACTTTATGTGACTTAAGCAGGAAAATTTCTGATATGACTGGAAATAGAAATAACCTGGTAAATTAAAGGTGCACGTCTTCTAAAACTGGCTAATTAATCtaaaagttaaattaaaaagaaataagtgtaaaattaaattaagcgcaaaaatgatatttttgaaattataaaagGCATAAAAATAGCACATATCATAGATTTTTAACATAGACTTTTAAAGCTGTTTCCCTGTGAAAGTGTATAATATACAGTCaatcaaaataattaatatacgtacgtaaaaatatttaattatcgtgTTCTTCCCCTGTAGTCGTCAACTATACGACTATAATTATCgttactatatatatgtatatatacatatttatacggGTCGATCTTGTACATGTATAGCTGcctaaattatttatatatcacGGATGAGCAATTGTTGAGAGAGCGTGAACGTTTTTTACGTGGAGATTCGAGAAACAGAAAACTTTTTTTTAGATCGACACGATCCACCTCGGGACGAGCGGCTTACCGGCAACGATGGACCGTGCAGAATTTTTCTATATTCCGATCGCGTGTATTTGCACGTAACCGTGAAACCAAAAAACACGTcgaaccaaaaaaaaaaaaaaaaaaagaattttcgtATCTAAAAGAAAATTGAATCGAACGAATGCGATCCGCGAAACCgatctttttttatttgctcttcttcttcttcttcttcttctttttcttcttccttcttcttattcttcttcctcttctggTCGTGTCGTACCTATTTTATGCAATTCGCGCGAACGTCTCCTCCGGGGGCGACCGATACGCATTTTTCTCGAGAAAAAGGTTTCGAAGGGTATCACGGATGTGCAATCGCTGTACACACGCTTGAAAGAGAAACTGATATGTATTCTCACTCAGCACGTCTACGAAGTAACCTGGGTAAATCGAATTCCCATGTCTTTTAACTGGAACCCTTTTACGCCATCTTTTTACCATGTACCTTTttccatttattatttttcaaacattcttctgtttatatatatatatatatttcttttgttTATATTGTACAGGATGTCAATAAGACCCGGGCGATTTTACATGTTGTGAGCCTAGATATTGAGACAGTGAAGAGGGTTCCTGTGCAAAAATATCATTTGAGGATTAATTTTCAAGCTAGAAACAATTTGGATTTAGGTTAGTAATACATGCATTACTGCGTAGATCACATATCTGTCGCTCTGAGACAGGGCAAACTACGTGAGGAAAATGTGGTGAGGTTAGATAAGATGGATACAAAAATTTGCTTTCTGAAAATAGATAATACGTGGGCGATGTTTTGTAAGAAACAAATATAATTTAGTTGCTACGTTAATTTAACTTCATTAATATTAGACTGTATAACTTATACCATTGGTATTTTTTAGATGTTCGAGAAGGTGacgtatatttaataaatatacatatatttcattcGAGAATTAAATGAAGAGATAGTTTTAATGTGGAAATTGACTAACAATATGTCGTACTTTAAAATTACTCTTGCATAAAGCACAGGAAATATGACTCGtcaatttcaagatgtttttaGGGAGGACAGTTTTGAGAAGTTAAAAGGATAGACTGAGAAGGATAAATCTACGCAGCTAACGGTGTATTTCTAGCAGAGAATTAAATTATTTGTAACTTCAAACATAAGGTTCAAGCAACATTCTTGTGCctgaactttcttcgttgaTTTGTTATTCAAAAATTACACCATGTAAACAATTCTCGACGTTCTTATGACTCTATAtgtatcatttttttttctttctttcgtcctAATATTGTCGTACCGTTCTTTTTGTTTTCGTTGACGTCCTTTAATAATTTTGGTATAATGATATTTAAATGATGAAATCGATTTGCCCAGGAGTCGCATCGTTCATAGATGCGTACACATCACCCGATGCCATTATATTCaatatttgtcatttttaacgATCACTGCAGTTCTGACGAATGCTAGAGTGCTGTAAGATATACGGCTTTAGAGGGTTATGCGCATTTTTCTCCcaccataaatatatatacgtatattatatattcttaGTGGAACCAGGATTTGTATAGAGCAAACTCGAGGGCTCTCTGTTTCGTTCAATTTCGAATCTCTTCTATTATTTAAGAGCAATTTTACTGTTTTATTGCTTGTTCTTGATAAAACGGCACAGCCGCTAACGTTAACAGAGCGATATGACGTATTGAGAGCAGAAATGGACCAAGTCACATTTTTTCTGAACGTGAATTTATTACATTGGAATTTATTACATTAATACTAGAATTACTAAACCACTAGT
Proteins encoded in this window:
- the LOC117156594 gene encoding MTOR-associated protein MEAK7; this encodes MGHGSSRSASSANILSAEELTLVENLFKSMSRSSGSIKREDIFKHWSSHLDDVLLQFVVRFLCHEPGKRVSAINGENFGRLYVFAIRGSPEERTSLIFNGFSEEEQKHEIPTTTFLQYLQATINSYLRLQKNSGNAHYLTWSSIGCTVNTRRIGMRSRSLCVDLVKHGETLTTEQVENWFSTTTTFNIIQSHVFQCLFLVSQKKGDKNASSRINDLNLLPGCKGLENIPHFPSILGLGDVLFLNLSLPHELRNEWRFLFSSQVHGESFSTMLGRITMQGSTILILQDTDDHVFGGFASDSWRIGPNFIGNQSSFLFKLEPDILTFPCTGYNNHFQYLNLHQQTMPNGLLMGGQLNYPGLWLDCEYGTGKSSLSCTTFQNYVQLSGKENFRIKHCEVWGVGPIPEVEEEEQNARSVLDQDSTSRVILEMSGRKMYSDGLREKKE